In Candidatus Desulfofervidus auxilii, one genomic interval encodes:
- the uxx1 gene encoding UXX-star selenoprotein family 1 produces MSKQVLIYGKDIUPYTRNAREAYAKKGYQVVYINVLQDPEKLEEMLRHSKGKRQVPVIIEENHVTIGFGGS; encoded by the coding sequence ATGTCAAAACAAGTATTAATTTATGGTAAGGACATTTGACCTTACACCAGAAACGCTCGGGAAGCGTATGCTAAAAAAGGCTATCAAGTAGTATATATTAATGTTTTACAAGATCCTGAAAAGCTTGAAGAAATGCTCAGACATTCTAAAGGGAAAAGGCAAGTTCCGGTAATTATAGAAGAAAACCATGTAACTATCGGCTTTGGTGGAAGTTGA